The stretch of DNA CAGGCGCCGCAGCTTCTGGGCGTCCAGACTGCGCAGCAGCTCCGCCACCTGAGGCGTCAGCTCCGGGCTGGCCGCGAGTCCTTCCGAGCCGACGAGCAGGCCGGAAAGGCGAGCCGCCAGCGCGCCGTCGAAGGCGTCGTCGTCCCCGCGTTCGTTTATGGCTCGTGCCAGCGCGCGCGGATCCAGCCCGGCCGGCGCGTCGTCGCCGAAGGCCGAGCGGGCCAGGTCGCCCCACAGCGAACGGGGCACCGTCTCCTTGGCGGCATCGGGATCGGTGAGAGTCAGCCTGTCGTACCGTGCGGGTATCAGCTCACAGGCGCGCGATCGCCACGGCGCCGGGCCGGCTTCGTCGGCCTCCGGCTCGGGACCGAGCACCGCCAGCAGGGCCGCCGCTTCGGCCTCGTCGAAGCCGCGCGCGATGCGCAGACCCGCCACGCTGCGGCGGTGCAGCCGGTCCGCCAGGTCGCGCAGCATGGGTTGGCCCGGATCGGACTCAGTTTCCTCGTGCAGTACGCGGTCGCGAGCGAAGCCGAAAACCAGGTTGCCGTGACCGGCGAGGGGCTCCTCTGCGCGGGCGGCCAGTGCGCTCGCCGCCTGCGCGAGCGCGGGGTGCCCGGGCGGGTACATGCCGTGTCGGTTGAGCGCCGCGGCCAGCTCGGTCAACAGGCCCGCTATCTCGGGCGCCAGCGGCTGGGCCGCTCCGGTCGACTCGCTCACGCGCGCCGCGGCACGGGCGACCCGGCGCGCAACGTCAGCGGCCGGGGGTGGGGAAGACCACCGCGCTCTCGTTCCCGTCGGCGCCGACGGCGGCTACGCCGAACAGGAAGTTGTCGATCACCATGCCCTCCATCGTGTGCTCGCTCGCGGCGCCGACCCAGCGCCAGTTGGTCCACTGCGGCGCCGTCGTCGCGCGCCAGTACACCTTGTAGCCCACCAGATCCGGATCTTCCACCGGCGTCCAGTTCAAGCGCGCGGACGGGCGCACCGCCCCTCGTATCTCGACGCCGGAGGGCGGCGGTGGAGCCCAAGCAAGGGAAGCGAGGGTAGCTGCGTTGACCGCCGTGAGCTTGGCCGCGTAGTCAAAGTCGATTCCCTCGATCACGTCCCCGTAGGCGATCCCGTCCTCCACCCGCAGGTCCTGGTGCTGGCGGGTATAGTTTTCGTGGGTCTCCATGATTCGCACCGCCGGGAACCCGGCGTCGTTGAAGGGGCGGTGATGGCCGCCCCGACCGAAGCGGTCGAGCCGATAGATCAGCAGCGCGCCCACGTTACGGTCTCCGAGGTACGTCTTCGTTATCCGCTGGACGTAGCGCGCGAGCTGCCGTGACGGGCCGTCCACCTCGCCGCCGAAAAAGCGGTGCGAGGCGTGCTGCCGCTCCGTGGTCGAAGGGGGAACCGGCTCCGAGAAGACGCGGAACGTGGTGTTGTCGACGACGCCGTCCACTCCCTCGATGTTGCCGATCATGTCGTTGTTGAGAACGCCTTCTATGACCCACCCCGAGTCGGCGGCGACCTGCGCCATGTGCCGTCCGCCGTACAGCCCCTGCTCCTCGCCCGACAGCCCGACGTAGACGATGCTCTTGTCGAAAGTGTAGCGCGACAGAACGCGCGCGGCCTCGAGAGCGCCGGCCATGCCGCTCGCGTTGTCGTTGGCCCCGGGGGAGTCCGACGTCGCGTCCAGGCCGTCGCTCACGCGGCTGTCGATGTCGCCGGACATGATCACGTAGCGGTCCGGGTGGCCGGCGCCGCGCTGGATCGCTATGACGTTGACTATGCGGGTGTCGACCGGGATCCTGGACTGCTCGTTGCCCTCCTGGACGTACCCCTGGAAGGACACCTCCAGGCAGCCCCCGCAAGCGGCCGAGATTCGGTCGAATTCGTCCCTGATCCATCTGCGCGCGGCGCCGATGCCCCGCGTGGCGGACAGCGTGTCCGACATGGTGTGGCGAGTGCCGAATTCGGCCAGCACGCGGATGTCGCGCTCGATGCGCTCGGCGGACACCGCGGCGACGACGTCCAGCACGCGGGCGTCGAGCGCCGCCGGAGTCCCTTCCGGGGGCTCATCCTGAATGCCACTGGCGGCGCCGGGGAGGATCAGGATGAGGAGCGACACGACCGTCGCCGCGACCTGAATCGAGCGGCCGTCGAACCGATAGCGTCCCATGGTCATCTCAAGATGCGTGGAGAAGTAGGGATGTCAGGAATCATGGATGGCGGGAACGTGGCAACATGGGGCTCCGACGCGACGCGGTCCAGAGCGGACCGCGATAGCCGTCGGGGACGGCGGCGTAGGGCCGAAACGTTGCGTGAAGCGGGCGTGTCTCCAAGGATGCACGCCGATTCCAGTGGTGGCTTTGGCTTTCATGGCAGGCGAGGAAGACCGATGCGGATGAAGTCGAGTGTTCTGTTTGTTGGAGTAAGCGTGTCGCTCGCGGCCTGTGGCAAGAGCCGGCCCGAATTGAGCCCGCCGGAGGTCGCTCCGCCCGCGCCCACGGTCGAGGTGGCGCCCGATATGGATTTCCGCAACGGCGTCGAGTACCGAGTGGAGGCCCGGCTGGAGGAGGGGCCGGACCTGCTGAACGCGCGCGCCGAGCTCCGCTACACGAACCGGTCGCGGGAGGCCATCGACACACTCTGGTTCCAGCAATACCTGAACGCTTTCCGCCCGAACAGCGGGTGGGCCACGTACGACGCGGAGCATCAGGACGAGAGCCCGTTTCAGGAGCTGGGGCCGGACGAGCACGCGTTCGAGCGCATCTCCGCCGCGGAGATAGATGGCCAGGGGGTGACCCCCGTCTATCCGGGTGCCCCCGACTCGACCGTCATGGCGCTTCCTCTGGCGCGGCCGCTCGCTCGAGGGCAGACCGTCGTCGTCCGCATCGACTGGCAGGCGAGGCTCGCCACTTTGGCGCGCCGGCAGGGACGGCGGGGCCGGCATTTCGATTTTGCCCAGTGGTACCCCCGCATCGCCGTGTACGATGACGAGGGCTGGAAGGTGAACCCCCTGATCAGGCCCGGGGAGTTCTTCGGCGAGTTCGGCGCCTGGGACGTCACCCTGGACCTGGCCGCCGATCAGGTGGTCGCATCGACGGGCGTGCCGGTGTCGGGTGATCCCGGCTACGAGGCCGCCGCGGCGGCAGGGTTCAGGCCCTTTTCCCTGGCGCGTGACGCCTACGGGGAGGCGCCTCCGGCAGGGGCGCTCGGCCTGCTGGCGGAGACGATCGAGCCGGGCCGCAAGCGGGTGAGGTTCCTGGCGGAGGAGGTGCATCACTTCGCGTGGAGCACATCGCCCGAATACATCTACGAGGGCGGTCGCTGGAAGGACCTCCCGGTCCACGTCCTGTATCAGCCCGGCGACGAGGAAGAGTGGGGGAACGGCGTGGTGCTGGAGCGAACCTACGCCGCTCTCGACTACATGCAGGAGATCTTCGACACCTACCCGTGGCCCCAGTTCACCAACATCCACCGGATCGAGGGCGGCGGCACGGAGTTCCCCATGCTGATCATGGACGGGGGGGCGCAGCTGGGGCTGATCGTGCACGAGACCGCACACCAGTACGCGCACGGTATTCTGGCGAGCAACGAGTGGCGCCACCCCTGGTTGGACGAGGGCATGGCGAGCTTCCTGACGACGTGGTTCGGGGAGGCGTCGGGAGGCCAGACCACGGCAGACGCGTGGGGCGGTCTGGTCAACACGGTGGGCGGGTGGGACGGCAGCGGCGAGTCGGAGGTCGTGGACCAGCACGCGGCCGATTTCTCGAGCTTCCAGGCTTACGGGCGGATGTCCTACAACAAGGGCTCCGCCGTGCTGTACATGGCGCGCGAGCTGCTGGGCGAGGACGCGATGCGCCGCGGCCTCAAGCTCTACTACCAGCGCAACAAGTTCTCCCACCCCGAGCCCGCCGACCTGCGCGCGGCCCTCGAGGAGGCGAGCGGTCAGGATCTCGCCTGGTTCTTCGATCAGTGGCTCTTCCGGACCACCAGCCTGGACTACGCCATCGCCGCCGCCGAGACCGTGGAGGTCGCCGACGGTTGGCGGACCACGGTGACCGTCACGCGCGCGGGCGACGCCTGGATGCCGGTCGACCTTCAGGTCGGAGACGCTCGCCGGCGCCTGACGTCTCGGGAGCGCGAGCAGACGGTGGAGGTGACCACGTCGGAGCGCCCGGCCGAGGCGCGTCTGGACCCCGACCAGCGCATCACGGACGCGGACGACTCCAACGATAGCGCCGCGCTCTAGGGGGCGGTGCCGGTGACGCTCGGGGGCGTCTTCCCGGCCCAGGAGCCTGCGTCCTTCGGACCGCAGGTTCAGGCGGATGGGTGGGCGATCGCCGCCTTCGTGGCCTACCTGATCGTGCTGGTCGGAATCGGCGCATGGTCCAGCCGCTTCTCGTCGCGCGGGATCGGCGAGTTCTTCGTCGGCGGGCGGCGCATGAACCGGCTGGTCGTGGCGCTGTCCGCGGTCGCGTCGGGACGGAGCGTGTGGCTCCTCACCGGCGTCACCGGCCTGGCCTTCGTGCGGGGCGCTTCGGCGCTGTGGGCGGTGGTCGGCTACACGGCGGTGGAGGCGCTGCTCTTCCTCTTCTACGCGCCCAGGCTCAGGCGCTTCGCCGGGGCGCACGACTGCATCACGATCCCCGACTTCCTGGCCGCGCGCTTCGACGACCGGCGCGGCACGCTGAGACTCGCCGCAGGCCTCGTGATCCTCGTCTTCATGGTGATGTACGTCGCCGCTCAGTTCGTGGGCGGGGGCAAGGCGATGGCGGCGAGCTTCGGCCTCGCGCCCGCGCAGGGGGTGCTGCTGACCGCGGTGATCGTGTTGGCCTACACGCTTCTGGGAGGATTTCTGGCGGCGAGCCTCACCGACACCATCCAGGCGATCCTGATGCTCGGCGTGCTGCTCGTGGTGCCTCTGGTCGCGGTTGCGGGCGCGGGCGGGCCCGCGGCGGCGTGGCAGGGCCTCGTCGCGCTGCAGCCGGCCGGGTCCGGTGGCTTCCTGGATCCTCTCGCGATAGGCGCCGGAGCGCTCATCGGCTTCGTCGGAATAGGCCTTGGATCGCCCGGCAATCCGCACATCCTGGTGCGCTACATATCTATCGAAGACCCCGCGCAGTTGCGCTGGGTGGCGGTCGTCGGGACCGCGTGGAATGCGCTCATGGCCGCCGGGGCGATCGTCGTGGGACTGCTGGGCCGGCTCTACTTCGCCACCGTCGATGCCGTGCCCCTCGCCGACGCCGAGAACCTGTTTCCCGCGTTGTCCTCCCAACTCCTGCCGCCCGTTGCTTTCGGGGTGGTCGTAGCCGCCATCTTCGCGGCGATCATGTCCAGCGCCGACTCGCAGCTCCTGGTGGCCGCATCCACCCTCGTGCGCGACATCTACCAGAAGATCATGGGCGGAGGGCGCGAGCTGACTCCCCGCCAGCTGGTAGGCATCAGCCGCGCCGTCGTCACCGCGTTGGTGGCCGTCGCTCTGGTGCTGGGATGGTCCGCGGAGGGGCTCGTCCTGTGGCTGGTGCTGGTCGCGTGGGCGGGGCTGGGGGCCGCCCTGGGCCCGACCACGGTGCTGGCGTTGTTCTGGCGTCGCACCACGCACGCCGGCGTCCTGGCCGGCCTGCTCACGGGGGCCCTGACGACGATAGTCTGGTACAATACGCCGGCGCTGAAGTCCCACCTCTACGAACTGATTCCCGCTTTCGCCCTGTCGCTGTTGGCCACCTGGATCGTGAGCCTGCTCACCGAGCCACCTGGGGACGCAGGCGACGCCATGGCGGTGATGACCGGCGAGCGGCGATCCTGACGAACCACCCGATCGACCGAAGGTTGCCAGCCCGCCGCTCCGTGGTAACTTGACCGCCGACGCTGCTGGGCCGTTTTCGGAGGCGACAAGGACCTGTTTCGGCGTCTCCCGCCGGTTCGTCGCAGCCACCCCTCGGTTCTCATGGCAATGGACAGGGAGTTTCCGGACGCGGTTGTCCAGACCGCCGATACGCGCATCGTTTTCGTCGTCATGGACGGCGTGGGCGGATTGCCGGATCCGGCGACGGGCCTCACGGAGCTGGAGACCGCGAGAACGCCGAATCTGGACCGCGTCGCGGGCCGCGCCGCGGTCGGGCTCCAGCGCCCCGTAGGCGTCGGCGTCACGCCCGGTAGCGGGCCCGGGCACCTGGCGCTGTTCGGCTACGATCCGCGGCGCTGGATGATAGGGCGCGGCGTTCTTAGCGCCCTGGGCGTGGGCTTCGACCTCCGGCCCGGCGATCTGGCGGCGCGCCTCAACCTGGCTACCCTCGACGACACCGGAAGCGTGGTCGACCGGCGCGCCGGTCGACCACCCGACGAGGAGGGGCGGCGCGTCGTGCGGCTGCTGCGCGAGCGGGTGGGCACTCCCGACGGCCTGGAGCTGTTCTGGGAGGCCGAGAAAGAGCACCGCGCGGTCATGATTCTGCGCGGAGAGGGACTTTCGGACGAGTTGGAGGATACCGATCCCCAGAGGACCGGGGCCCAGCCGCTGCGGCCTCGCGCGACGGCACCCGCGGCGGAACGCACCGCCGCTCTCGTTGACCGCGTTCTCGCGGACGCGCGCGCAGCGCTGCGCGCGGAGAGCCCCGCCAACGGACTGCTGGCGCGTGGCTTCGCCCTGTACGAGCGCTACCCGTCCATGACCGAGCGGTACGGCCTGCGGTGTTTGGCGACCGCTCGTTACCCCATGTACCAGGGCGTGGCCCGGCTGCTCGGCATGGAAGTGGCCGCCACCCCTGAGACCGACGCAGCGGCCGTCGCGACGGTGACGTCACGCTACTCCGAGTTCGACTTCCACTTCCTCCACTTCAAGCATACCGATTCGCGGGGAGAAGACGGCGATTTCGCGGCCAAGGTGGCGGCCATTGAAGCGATCGACGCGCTCCTGCCGGATCTGGAGGATCTCGACCCGGACGTGATCGTGGTCACCGGGGATCACTCCACGCCGGCCGTCATGGCCAGCCATTCCTGGCACCCAGTCCCGCTGCTGATCGCGTCGCAGTGGTGCAGGGGAGGGACCTCGGGCTTCGGCGAGCGCGCCTGTCTGGCCGGAGAGATAGGCACCATCGCCGGGCGCAACATCATGGCATTGGCGCTCGCGCACGCGCGACGATTGAGGAAGTTCGGCGCATGAGCGACAACGGATCCGGCGGGGAGGCCTGGCACACGGATGTCCTGGGGCGTGCAGTGGCTCTGGGCGAGCAGGGTCGCTGGGAGGAGATGGCGACCTCCCTGCGCGACGCCCTGAACGCCGAGCCCGACGATCCATATGTGCTCGGCTGGTTGGGCGTGGCGGAGCAGGAACTCGGTCTGGACGAGAGCGCGCGCGAACGGTTCCGAAGATGCCTCGCGCAGAACCCCGCGGACCCGCAACTTCTGGCGCTGGCGGGCTCGGCGCTCGCCGCCTGGGACGATCCCGACGCGGAGGTGGCGCTGCGGGCGGCGGCACTGTCCGGGCCGGATATTCCCGCCGCGCGCCTCCAGTACGGCGCCTACCTTGCTCGTCACGGATTGCTCGACGAGGCGCTGGGGCACCTGAAGGAGGCCGTTCGGCTGGACCCCGATGACCCCGTCGCGTACGCCGAGCTCGGTGGCGCGCTCGCGCTGACGGATCACCTGGATGACGCCATCGACGCGATGGAAGAGGCCCTGGAACGGGCGCCGGAGGACGAATGGACGCGGGTCCTCGTCGGGCTGATGCACCTCGAGCGTGGCGGAAGCGAAGAGGCCGCGCGCGAGTTGCTGGCGGCGTCCAGCCGGGCCACGGAGGACATGGAAGCGCAAGCCCTGGCGGCCCTGGCGGCTGCGGCGATTTCGCGCGACGTGGACGCCCAGGAGGCGCTCATCCGGGCCGAGGAGGCGGCACGAGCGGGGGACGGCCCGTTCCTGCAGGAGATCGAGGAAGCCATCGAGGGTGGTCCCAAGACCGCGCGGATGCTGCTCGAGGGTAGTCTTGGGCCGATGGCGCTGCGGGATCGCCTGTCCGCGCCGCTGTAGCCACGGTGCGCCCGTCCGCCCGCCGCTCAGCCCGCGTGTTGTCCACCCTGGCCCTGGTGGCGGCGCTCGCGTGGCTCGTGCTCGTAGTATTCGTCGTGGTGGCGGGCTCGCGACCCGAGCTGCGGCGCTCCGACGCGATCATCGTGATGGGCGCCGCCCAGTACAATGGCCGGCCGTCTCCGGTGCTCCGGTCGAGGGTGGATCACGCGATCGCGCTGTATGAGGAAGGACTGGCGCCTCGCATACTGTTCACGGGTGGAGTCGGTACCGGAGATACCATCAGCGAGGCCGAGGTGGCGCGTCTATACGCGATGGAATCGGGGGTGCCCGATTCCGTCATCCTGGTCGAGATGCGCGGCCGCACGTCCGCGGAGTCGATGGGAGAAGCGGCTCGGATTCTCCTGGAGCGCGGGCTGAAATCCGGACTTCTGGTCAGCGATCCGTTTCACATGTTGCGCTTGGAAACCCTAGCATGGCGCGGAGGCCTTGTTGGAAACCGCGCCCCCGTAGAGGGTGGGCCGATCGAGCGGAATACGTCGCTGACGGCGCGGTACGTACTTCGGGAGAGCGTGCTCGTCCCGTTGGCGGCTCTGCAGGGCCCGAAAACGGTATCGATCGAGGAAACGCATGGGGCACACTGACGCCGGAGATCGTCCAGGTGGTTGATATCCCCTTCGAACGCCTGCGGCTGGACAACGGGCTGGATCTGATCCTGTCGCCCGAGCCATCGGCGCCCGTGGTCGCTGTCAATCTCTGGTACCGGGTGGGCTCGCGGAACGAGCAATCGGGGCGGACCGGCTTCGCGCACCTTTTCGAGCACATGATGTTCCAGGGCTCGGAGAACGTGCCCGAATCGCGGCACTTCGCAGAGATAGAAAAGGCGGGTGGCTCGCTGAACGGGTCTACGTGGTTGGACCGCACCAACTACTTCGAGACGCTCCCGGCCGATCGCCTCGAGCTGGGACTCTGGCTCGAGTCGGATCGCATGGGCTGGCTGCTTCCCGCCATGACGCAGGAAAAGCTGGACAACCAGCGGGACGTCGTGAAGAACGAGCGTCGCTGGCGCGTGGACAACCAGCCATACGGTGACTGGGATGAGCGCATACAGGCGCTCATGTACCCCGCGGATCATCCCTATCACCACAGCGTGATCGGGTCGATGGAAGACCTCGACGCGGCGTCGCTGCAGGACGTCGAGGCGTTCTTCAAGACATTCTACGCCCCCAACAACGCCGTCCTGACCGTCTGTGGGGATTTCGACTCCGGTCACGCCCGGGACCTGGTGGAGCGTTACTTCGGGCCGATCCCGGGTGGGCCTGTGGTGCCTCCTCTGCCCGGACGCGCGGAAGTGCCCGCGACGCTGGGGGGTGAGGTGCGCGAGCTGGCTGAAGGAGACATTTCGCTGCCTCGCGTCTACGTCGCGTACCGGATCCCGCCGTACGGAGACCCGGCGCACTACCCGGCGGCGGTCGCGGCGCACGTGCTCGCATACGGACGCGCTTCGTCGTTGTATCGGGGGCTCGTGCGAGAACGACAGGTCGCGCAGGACGTGGTGGCGTATGCGTTCCCGGTGGTGGTAGGCGCCTCCATGCTGGTCACGTGGGCCACGGCACGTCCCGGGGTCCCGGTCGAGGAGCTCGAGGCGGCGCTGCACGAGGAGTCGGGGGCGCTCCGGGATGTGGAGGAGCGCGACGTCGAGCGGGCCGTACACCTCATGGAGACAGCCGAGCTGTCGATGCTCCAGCAGGTGGGCGAGCGCGCGGACCAGCTTTCCATGTTCGCGTCGCTGTTCGACGACCCGGCGCGAGTCAACAGCGAACTGGACCGCATACGCGCCGTTCGGGCGGAGGACGTGCGCGCTTTCGCCGAGCGATTCATCACGACCGACAACAGGGCCGTGCTGACATACGTTCCGGGGGATCGGTCGTGAGCGCCTCGAGTCGCACTTCCGCCCCACCGCCCGGTCCGCAGCGCCCGTTCCGGGCACCGGAGGTGCACCGAACGAAGCTCGAGAACGGGCTGGAAGTCATCGTGGCCCGCCAGGGAGATTTGCCCGTGGTCGCCGCGTCGTTCGCGGTGCGCATGGGCGTGGCAGACGAGTCGCCCGGACGCGCCGGGTTGGCCCGGGCGCTGAGCGAGCTGCTGGAGTCGGGCACGGAGCGGCGCGACGCCGATGCGCTCGCGTGGGCGCTGGAGTCCGCGGGCATCCAGCTGGACGTGAGCGCTGGCTGGGACAGCATCGTGGGCGGGACCACGGTGCCGGCGGAGAGGTTCGACCAGGCGCTGGGCATGCTCGCCGAGGTCGTGCGCGAGCCGTCGTTCCCGGAGGACGAAGTGCTCCGCGTGCGCGAGCGGCAGATGGCCAGCCTGCTCCAACGCCGGAAGGATCCGCGCTCGCTGGCGTCGGATATGTCTGCGCGCTTTACGTTCGCGCCGCGAGTGCCCTACGGTCGGCCGGCGGCGGGCACCCGCACGACCGTGAGCGCGATCGAGCGCGATGACGTCGTCGCCTTTTACCGGTCGGCTTTCGGGCCGGGCCACGCGGCGCTCGTCATCGTCGGCGACATCGCGCCGCGGGTGGCCGTCGACGCGGCGCGGCGCCAGTTCGGAGACTGGGCGGAGGACGTGGGAGAGGCACTCCGCTTCGACGTAGAGCCTCGCGTAGACCGGACCACCGTCTTCCTCGTGGACCGGCCGGGTTCCGTACAGTCGGAACTCCGCATCACGGATATCGGCGTGGAGCGGGCGCACCCGGATTATCTGTCGATCCGCGTCATGAACACGGTGCTGGGGGGAGCTTTCACCAGTCGCCTCAACATGAACCTGCGTGAGCGCAACGGCTTCACCTACGGGGCCAGGAGCGGGTTCTCGGCGCGTCGTCGCCCGGGCCCCTTCTCCATCGGCGCCGCGGTCGGAACCGACGTTACGGCGGCGGCGTTGCGAGAGGCCTTGCACGAGGTGCGGCTGCTGCGCGACGAGGGTCCGACGGATGCGGAGGTGGAAGCCGCGCGCGACTACATCGCCGGCATCCTTCCGCTCCAACTCCAGACGGTGCAGCAGCTCGCCGCCAGGTTGGCCGGCCAGTTCATCTACGGCATGCCCGACGACTATCTCGCCACCTACCAGGATCGCGTGCGCTCGGTCTCCACGGGGGACGCGGCGCGAGTGGCGCGCGAGCGACTGCGTCCGGATCGCTTCGCTATCACGGTGGTGGGCGACGCCGGCGCCATAAGGGCCGACATCGAGGCGCTCGAACTGGGCCCGGTCGAGCTGGTGGACGCTGCGGACGAGGGCGCCTCGGACTCCGCCGGATGAGCGACCGGTCGGCGCGCGTACATCGACGCGTCGTCTACGATGGGAGGGTGGTAAGGCTCAATGTGGACACGGTCCGCTTTCCCGATGGCAGGACGGGCGAACTCGAGCTGATCGAGCACCCGGGAGCGAGCGCCGTCCTGCCGCTCCTGGATCCCCCGGAGGCGGACGATCCACGGATAGCATTGCTGCGCCAGTATCGCTACGCCGGCGGCGGTCGACTACTGGAGGTTCCGGCCGGTACCCGGGACTCACCGGACGAGGGGTGGGAGGCGTGTGCGAGGCGCGAACTGGAGGAGGAGACCGGCCTGGTCGCCGGAGAGATGCACGAGCTGGGGGAGATCCTGACTACGCCGGGGTTCACGGACGAGCGCATCCGGCTTTTCGTGGCGTGGGACGTGCACGCGGGCACGGCTGGCCCCGAAGCCGACGAGTACCTCGAGGTGGTCCACACGAGCCTCGCTGGCGCCCTGCGGTCGGCTCGGGCCGGCGACATCACCGACGCAAAAACCCTCTGCAGCCTGTTCCTGACCGAGGCCTGGCTGCAAAGCCGCCGCTAGCCGCGCCACTCCCTGTGGCAGAAGTGGGTCAGTGGCGGAATGGCTCGCGTCCCCTTTTTCGGACGTTCCCAGGCGAGGGTGCGCGCGCCTGCGTTCGAGAGCATTGCGCAAATCGTTGTGCGACAACTTATTACAGTTGGGTGCAGACGGTGGGGCGGGGTGGTATGGAAACTGCCCCTTCGCAGGGCGGCAGCGGCGGTCGGGAACGTCCCGGCGCTTGCTCCCCTTCGGAAAGCGAAGGAGGCGAACGATGGCCGCACGGGTGATAGCGTCGGTTCCGGCGAGCGAAACTCGCGAACGCCTGCTCGCTCGGAATGACAGCGAGCTGGTCGCGGAGTTTCTCGCGGGCGAGTACCGCGCCTTCGACGAACTCGTCGGCCGTTATCAGGATCGCCTGCTCAACTTCATCTACCGCACGATCGGCGACCGGGATCGGGCCGAGGATCTGGTCCAGGAGACGTTCGTGCGCGTTTACCGGCACCTGCACCGGTTCGACCAAACCAAGAAGTTCTCCACCTGGATCTACACGATCTCCGGGAACCTGGCCAAGAACGAGTTGCGCAACCGATCGCGCAATCCGCTGGTGCTGTTCCAGGCGATCAAGAAAAACTGGGATACGGATCACAGGCCGCTCGAGTGGGAAGACAACAGCTACAGGCCCGACGATCTGTTCCGTAAGCGGCATCTGAAGGAGACGGTGGAGTGGGCGGTGACCAAGCTGCCCGAGCACCATCGGATCGTGTTCGTTCTTCGTGAACTGCAGGGAAAGACGTACGAGGAAATCGCCGATATTACGGGCGTCAACCTCGGTACGGTGAAGAGCCGGCTGAACCGGGCGCGCAACAACTTCGCCCAGATCATCGCCGATAAATTGAAGTAGCCGCCGGGGTGGCGGCGTATGGCCACGGTGCTCGCCGAACTCGTGCATAGGTTCGCGTAGCTTCCGTGGGGTGGAGCAACGGGGCACGCGGGGCGTACCGCGGCCCCGTTTGCTTTTCGAAGCAACCGGCGCTCGAGGGGAACCTCGGACGCCGGTTCGCCGTACCAGATCCGGTCGGACGGTCGGTCGTTGGTCCTCGCTCGGGGACTTCGGGAGGAGCCGACGCGTCTTCGTATCGGTACGGAGTGGTTCGATGGGTTTCGACCAGTCTAACAGGCACCCGATAGCCGGATTCGCCGGTTCCCTGGGGTGCGACGGATTCCGGGAGCGTCACGCCGAGTACGTGGATGGCGTGATGGACCCCGATACCGCTGATCGGTGGCGACGGCACGCGACCGAGTGTCTGCCGTGCGCCCGTTACGATCGGTCCATCCGGCGCAGCTGTGCGCTGGTCGAGTCGCTTCCTCCTGTCCGTGCCGGCGAGGATTTCACGGTTCGCCTGAGGGCGCGCCTCGCGCGAGACCGAAGGCGCAGGGGTCGCTTCATCGCGACCGGGCAGCTCGTGGTTCCCGGCGCTGCGGTCATCGCGCTGGTGGCGGCCGTCGCGTGGAGCCCGCTCCTGCGCACCGCGGAGGGCGCCGCCGAGCCCGTGGAGCTGGCGCCGGTGCAGGCACGCCTGCCGGGGCCGTCGCCGATGGCACCGCAGCTTGGTGGCGGAGCGTATTTGACTGGTCCCCGCCTCTATCGGGCGGATACGACCGTCCCCGGTGTCTGGCTCGGCGATGTGGGCCTGCCGCACAGCCACATGCGGACCGTCCTCCAGCAGGTTTCTGGCCGGGACCCCGGCTATCCCACGGTGTT from Gemmatimonadota bacterium encodes:
- a CDS encoding YdcF family protein yields the protein MRPSARRSARVLSTLALVAALAWLVLVVFVVVAGSRPELRRSDAIIVMGAAQYNGRPSPVLRSRVDHAIALYEEGLAPRILFTGGVGTGDTISEAEVARLYAMESGVPDSVILVEMRGRTSAESMGEAARILLERGLKSGLLVSDPFHMLRLETLAWRGGLVGNRAPVEGGPIERNTSLTARYVLRESVLVPLAALQGPKTVSIEETHGAH
- a CDS encoding pitrilysin family protein: MVDIPFERLRLDNGLDLILSPEPSAPVVAVNLWYRVGSRNEQSGRTGFAHLFEHMMFQGSENVPESRHFAEIEKAGGSLNGSTWLDRTNYFETLPADRLELGLWLESDRMGWLLPAMTQEKLDNQRDVVKNERRWRVDNQPYGDWDERIQALMYPADHPYHHSVIGSMEDLDAASLQDVEAFFKTFYAPNNAVLTVCGDFDSGHARDLVERYFGPIPGGPVVPPLPGRAEVPATLGGEVRELAEGDISLPRVYVAYRIPPYGDPAHYPAAVAAHVLAYGRASSLYRGLVRERQVAQDVVAYAFPVVVGASMLVTWATARPGVPVEELEAALHEESGALRDVEERDVERAVHLMETAELSMLQQVGERADQLSMFASLFDDPARVNSELDRIRAVRAEDVRAFAERFITTDNRAVLTYVPGDRS
- a CDS encoding pitrilysin family protein; translated protein: MHRTKLENGLEVIVARQGDLPVVAASFAVRMGVADESPGRAGLARALSELLESGTERRDADALAWALESAGIQLDVSAGWDSIVGGTTVPAERFDQALGMLAEVVREPSFPEDEVLRVRERQMASLLQRRKDPRSLASDMSARFTFAPRVPYGRPAAGTRTTVSAIERDDVVAFYRSAFGPGHAALVIVGDIAPRVAVDAARRQFGDWAEDVGEALRFDVEPRVDRTTVFLVDRPGSVQSELRITDIGVERAHPDYLSIRVMNTVLGGAFTSRLNMNLRERNGFTYGARSGFSARRRPGPFSIGAAVGTDVTAAALREALHEVRLLRDEGPTDAEVEAARDYIAGILPLQLQTVQQLAARLAGQFIYGMPDDYLATYQDRVRSVSTGDAARVARERLRPDRFAITVVGDAGAIRADIEALELGPVELVDAADEGASDSAG
- a CDS encoding NUDIX hydrolase, which translates into the protein MSDRSARVHRRVVYDGRVVRLNVDTVRFPDGRTGELELIEHPGASAVLPLLDPPEADDPRIALLRQYRYAGGGRLLEVPAGTRDSPDEGWEACARRELEEETGLVAGEMHELGEILTTPGFTDERIRLFVAWDVHAGTAGPEADEYLEVVHTSLAGALRSARAGDITDAKTLCSLFLTEAWLQSRR
- a CDS encoding sigma-70 family RNA polymerase sigma factor, which produces MAARVIASVPASETRERLLARNDSELVAEFLAGEYRAFDELVGRYQDRLLNFIYRTIGDRDRAEDLVQETFVRVYRHLHRFDQTKKFSTWIYTISGNLAKNELRNRSRNPLVLFQAIKKNWDTDHRPLEWEDNSYRPDDLFRKRHLKETVEWAVTKLPEHHRIVFVLRELQGKTYEEIADITGVNLGTVKSRLNRARNNFAQIIADKLK